In the genome of Syntrophus gentianae, the window CGGTCGATTGTGGCAGAACCGATTCTTTTCGACAATTATTGATACGGAATCCTATTTATGGGCAGTGGCAAGATACATTGAGCAAAATCCTGTAAAATCGGCGCTGGTGACACGTCCGGAGGACTATCTTTGGTCGAGTTGCCGAGCCAATATTAGGGGACAAGAAGACGGATTGGTTACAGGTAAAGGGTGGCTTGATGAAAAAGATCGGGAAGCCTACCGAACATTCCTAATGCAAACAGATACGCTGATGGATCAAAAGATCAGGGTGAATACTTCAACGGGGCGTCCTTTGGGAAGCGAAGAATTCCTTTCGGAATTGGAAAATAAACTTTGCCGAAAGATATTACCAGGCAAGGATGGTCGCCCCAAAAAGCAGAAATTAATATAATACGGGAAGTGTCCCCCTATTTTCAATACGGGAAGTGTCCCCCTATTTTCCCCTATTTTCCCTATTTTCCCTATGCCATTGATATGACGAAACTATTTTTTAACAACTGTAAAACTTCAGTCTGGCTTAGCTTTGTCGTGCGCCTTTCAGCACGCTTGACATTGATCGCTTGTTATCGTACGTTATGTAGTACGTAAAGGAGATACGATATGCCTATCCTAACAGCAACCGAAGCAAGAAAACGTTTATATAGCCTAGTTGATGAGGTTAAAGAATCTCATGAGCCGATTCAAATCGTAGGGAAAAGGGGCTCAGCTGTTCTTATTTCCGAGGATGATTGGCGAGCAATACAAGAAACATTGTATCTTACATCAATACCGGGGATGCGTGAATCCATCCAAAAGGGGCTCAGTACTCCAATTGAGGAATGCGATGAGGGAATAGACTGGTGAGTTGGAGATTGGTTTTTACCAAACAAGCAAAAAAGGATGCAAAAAAAATAGCGCATTCTGGGTTAAAACCCCAAGCAGAGCATTTGCTTGAAATTCTTAAAAAAGATCCCTACCAAACACCCCCACCATTTGAAAAATTGCTAGGCGATTTATCCGGAGCGTGCTCTCGAAGAATTAACATTCAACTTAGAATGGTTTATCAAGTTCTGGAAGACATAAAAACTATTAAAGTCATCCGTATGTGGACACATTACGAATAACGGATGATACTGGCGAAAAAACAAATCCACCCGACTGCTAACAGCGCGTTGCTGCGCGTCTGCCCTTGCTCCGCGTCACGTCCGGTGGTGCTTTTTAGTAACTATCCCAGCTATGGTAGCAGCGGGTGATTTTAGCGTTACACTATTTTGATAAGCAATCAATGGTTAAAAAACAATCTTAAGCTTTCACTTCGTGGATGTAGTCGCCTCCAACAAAATAAATCCCCTTTATGGAATTCTGTGGGTGGTCATGAAGTTTTCTCACCTCCCACATTTTTGCTGTCCTTCAATATTTCGAAAATGACGAAATTGGCGGCCATCAGCCCGATAATGCCCGGTAGAGTGGAGATGCTGGGAAGCGCGCGGCGCGTGCGACCGCGGACATAGGGGCCTGTGGATTCTACATTTTCCGGAAAATCATCTTCCTCGCAAGCGGTTATGGGTGGCTCTGTCGAATAGAGAACGAGAGGGTCCGCAGTAATCTTTCTACTGCGGAAATGACGCCGCAGCGCCCTCGCCAGAGGGCAGACGCCGGTTTTATTCAGCTTATCGATACGAATCGCGAATGGATCAGTCCGGCAGCTTGCGCCCAGGGCCGAAATGATCCGTAGATTTCTTTCAGTGCAGTGCTGGATGAGGGCTGCTTTCGGATTGAGGCTGTCGATGGCGTCCACGACAAAATTGAGATCCGGTGTGATCAACTCATCGGCCGTATCGAAATGGAAAAAAGCGTGACGCACATCCAATTGAAGGTTTGGGTTAATTGCGAGAAGGCGCTCCCGGCCGGCCTCGACTTTCGGCGTGTCCAGATTATTGGAATGTGCGATCAACTGGCGGTTTACATCCGTCGCTTTGATGACATCGCAGTCGATGATGCGGAGGCCTCCGATACCGGCTCGGACTAAGGCTTCCGCGGCATAGGACCCGACGCCGCCCATACCCACAACTGCGACATTCGCCTTCTGCAGCCGTTCAAAGCCCGCTTTGCCGTATAGCATGATACTGCGCAAAAAAATGTTCTCGTTCATATTATTGAGCTGTTGATCTATCTGCAAATCTGTTCGTCTTCCCGGAAAATGATCCGCCTGTCCAGCCCTCACAATGCCGGTATCCTGTCAAACAATCGCAGGGCATTCCCGGTACTGACCCGGCAAACCTCCGACAGCGTCAGGCCCCGGATTTCGGCGATCTTTTGTGCAACATCCAGCACATGACAGGGTTCCACCTTGGAGGCAACCGTTGATTCCGTGGCGATGAAAGGCGCGTCCGTTTCCAGAATAATCCGGTCCGGAGGCACGGCTCCCGCCGTCTTGTGATACTTCCTGGCATTGCGGCGCGTAACCGATCCGGAAAATGAAATATAAAAATCCAGGTCGATAAAACGGGCCATCCCCTCTTTT includes:
- a CDS encoding Txe/YoeB family addiction module toxin, with the protein product MVSWRLVFTKQAKKDAKKIAHSGLKPQAEHLLEILKKDPYQTPPPFEKLLGDLSGACSRRINIQLRMVYQVLEDIKTIKVIRMWTHYE
- a CDS encoding tRNA threonylcarbamoyladenosine dehydratase → MRSIMLYGKAGFERLQKANVAVVGMGGVGSYAAEALVRAGIGGLRIIDCDVIKATDVNRQLIAHSNNLDTPKVEAGRERLLAINPNLQLDVRHAFFHFDTADELITPDLNFVVDAIDSLNPKAALIQHCTERNLRIISALGASCRTDPFAIRIDKLNKTGVCPLARALRRHFRSRKITADPLVLYSTEPPITACEEDDFPENVESTGPYVRGRTRRALPSISTLPGIIGLMAANFVIFEILKDSKNVGGEKTS
- a CDS encoding type II toxin-antitoxin system Phd/YefM family antitoxin, which encodes MPILTATEARKRLYSLVDEVKESHEPIQIVGKRGSAVLISEDDWRAIQETLYLTSIPGMRESIQKGLSTPIEECDEGIDW